One genomic window of Meiothermus sp. CFH 77666 includes the following:
- the lhgO gene encoding L-2-hydroxyglutarate oxidase — protein sequence MKTCDYLIIGGGIVGLTIALELKKRNRTASIVVLEKEPELAVHGSGRNSGVLHAGFYYTADSLKARFTRDGNARWKQFVEERGLKINRCGKLVVAKNEQEVEGLRELKRRGDLNGVETYLIPLEEAKKIEPRVKTTELALWSPNTATVDPKECMAAIAAECQAQGIEIRLNSPYQARRGQDVITPQEVYSAGFVVNAAGLHADKVAHDFGIGLRYRILPFKGLYVYGSEPVGALRTNIYPVPDLRNTFLGVHFTVTVDGKAKIGPTAIPAFWRENYEGLKGFDAAEALSILRDEAILFFRNDFNFRGIALEEIKKYSQAYLVRQASALLEGVRLENYRTWGRPGIRAQLYDHQDKKLVMDFMLEGNPESLHVLNAISPAWTASMPFAEYVVDQIEALHKGKEVAKA from the coding sequence ATTACCTGATTATCGGTGGGGGCATTGTGGGCCTGACCATTGCCCTCGAGCTCAAGAAGCGCAACCGAACCGCGAGCATTGTGGTGCTGGAGAAAGAACCGGAACTGGCCGTTCACGGTTCGGGGCGCAACTCCGGGGTGCTGCATGCCGGTTTTTACTACACTGCCGACTCGCTCAAGGCCCGCTTTACCCGTGATGGCAACGCCCGCTGGAAACAGTTTGTAGAGGAGCGCGGTCTGAAAATCAACCGCTGCGGCAAGCTGGTGGTGGCCAAAAACGAGCAGGAAGTGGAGGGGCTGCGCGAACTCAAGCGCCGGGGCGACCTGAACGGGGTCGAGACCTATCTGATTCCCCTCGAGGAGGCCAAGAAAATCGAGCCCAGGGTCAAAACCACCGAGCTGGCCCTGTGGTCGCCCAACACCGCTACCGTAGACCCCAAGGAATGCATGGCGGCCATTGCGGCGGAGTGCCAGGCCCAGGGGATTGAAATTCGCCTGAACAGCCCCTACCAGGCGCGGCGCGGCCAGGATGTCATCACACCCCAGGAGGTCTACAGCGCGGGCTTTGTGGTCAATGCTGCGGGGCTTCATGCCGACAAGGTCGCCCACGACTTTGGCATCGGGCTGCGTTACCGCATTCTGCCTTTCAAGGGCCTGTATGTGTATGGCTCCGAGCCAGTGGGAGCGCTGCGAACCAACATCTACCCGGTGCCCGACCTGCGCAACACCTTCCTGGGCGTCCACTTTACCGTTACGGTGGATGGCAAAGCCAAAATTGGCCCCACCGCTATCCCCGCCTTCTGGCGCGAGAACTACGAGGGGCTCAAAGGCTTCGATGCCGCCGAAGCCCTCTCCATTCTGCGCGACGAAGCCATTTTGTTTTTCCGCAACGACTTCAACTTCCGGGGGATTGCCCTCGAGGAAATCAAAAAATACTCCCAGGCTTACCTGGTCAGGCAGGCCTCGGCCCTGCTCGAGGGGGTCAGGCTGGAAAACTACCGCACCTGGGGCCGCCCTGGCATCCGCGCCCAGCTCTACGACCACCAGGACAAAAAACTGGTGATGGACTTCATGCTCGAGGGCAACCCGGAGAGCCTGCACGTGTTGAACGCCATCTCGCCGGCCTGGACCGCCTCCATGCCCTTTGCCGAGTATGTGGTGGATCAGATCGAGGCCTTGCACAAGGGTAAAGAGGTGGCAAAGGCGTAA